One genomic window of Candidatus Kuenenia stuttgartiensis includes the following:
- a CDS encoding TrkH family potassium uptake protein, which translates to MNISIVLRTVSNLALMLSAIFLIPLGVALFYKNYDTLWAFILAIVLSGMLGGLNKLFFRKIEEEIGIREGIAIVTFSWFICIFLGAVPYWYSGVCTTYTDAVFETTSGFTTTGSSLLTNVEILPESILFWRTFTNWLGGMGIIVVFVALLPAMGVSGYPLFTAEVSGPTVGKLKPRIAATAKVLWIIYLVFTATVTLLYFLGGMPFFDAICHSFATVSTGGFSTKNTSIAYFDNLYIEIVAAVFMFICGCNFGLYYQCFQLNFKKILKNSELRFFAGLNLIAIVFVAVFLYLGQPGSFHNEAGSEYHQHFEYSLRRSFFQVVAICTGTGFSTADFDVWPDICRFLLVLLMFIGACAGSTGGGIKSVRILILLKSSMREIVRVIRPRMVKHVKINGESVSGEIITGCSVFFVVYLGFFGVCSLALMATNLDMVTSFSAVSTCMSNCGPGLAKVGPSLNFSEISYFCKWILSFCMLLGRLEIYSFLLIFLPVTWKR; encoded by the coding sequence ATGAACATTTCGATAGTACTTCGTACGGTATCTAATCTTGCGTTAATGCTTTCCGCAATATTCTTAATCCCGCTGGGCGTTGCGTTGTTTTATAAAAACTACGACACCTTATGGGCCTTTATCCTGGCGATAGTTCTTTCCGGCATGTTGGGCGGACTTAATAAACTATTCTTCCGGAAAATTGAAGAAGAAATAGGCATCAGAGAAGGCATTGCCATTGTAACGTTTAGCTGGTTCATCTGTATATTCCTGGGAGCAGTTCCTTATTGGTATTCCGGGGTATGCACAACGTACACCGATGCGGTTTTTGAGACAACAAGCGGTTTTACCACAACAGGGTCTTCCCTTCTTACAAACGTGGAAATATTGCCGGAAAGCATACTTTTCTGGCGGACATTTACCAATTGGCTTGGCGGGATGGGTATTATTGTCGTTTTTGTAGCATTACTCCCCGCTATGGGCGTAAGCGGATACCCGCTCTTTACTGCAGAGGTAAGCGGCCCTACCGTAGGCAAACTGAAGCCCAGGATCGCGGCAACGGCAAAGGTGCTGTGGATTATCTATCTTGTTTTTACGGCAACAGTGACGCTATTGTACTTCCTGGGCGGCATGCCGTTTTTTGACGCCATTTGCCATTCCTTTGCCACGGTCTCAACGGGAGGGTTTTCCACAAAGAACACCAGTATTGCATATTTTGATAATCTTTATATAGAAATTGTAGCCGCCGTCTTTATGTTTATTTGTGGTTGTAATTTCGGGCTTTATTATCAGTGTTTTCAGTTAAATTTCAAAAAAATACTGAAAAATTCCGAACTGCGTTTTTTTGCCGGACTCAATCTGATAGCAATTGTCTTTGTTGCCGTGTTTTTATACCTCGGCCAGCCTGGCAGCTTTCATAATGAAGCCGGCAGTGAGTATCATCAGCATTTTGAATATTCCCTCAGACGTTCGTTCTTCCAGGTAGTTGCAATATGCACCGGAACGGGTTTCTCAACGGCAGATTTTGACGTATGGCCTGATATATGCCGGTTTCTGCTCGTATTGCTCATGTTTATCGGTGCGTGCGCAGGTTCAACCGGCGGCGGCATTAAAAGCGTGAGGATATTGATACTGCTCAAGTCCAGCATGCGGGAAATAGTACGTGTAATAAGGCCGCGCATGGTAAAACATGTAAAGATTAACGGCGAATCGGTGAGTGGGGAAATTATTACCGGCTGCTCGGTATTCTTCGTGGTGTACCTTGGATTTTTCGGGGTGTGTTCGCTGGCATTGATGGCGACAAATCTTGACATGGTGACCTCCTTTTCTGCCGTAAGCACCTGTATGTCCAATTGCGGTCCCGGACTTGCAAAAGTTGGCCCATCGCTTAATTTCAGCGAAATTTCTTATTTCTGTAAATGGATTTTAAGCTTTTGCATGCTCCTTGGCAGGCTGGAAATTTACAGCTTTCTCCTTATATTTTTACCGGTAACGTGGAAAAGGTAG
- the trkA gene encoding Trk system potassium transporter TrkA → MKILIVGAGAVGFNLAKQLSKEGHDISVIDKDQNMVDRITEKMDVSAVLGMATSPSILEEAGIKNTDVVLAVTNSDEINIVTCILSYKYNVKTKIARIRNPEFSEKKPFVHQNGFHIDYIINPEMITINSIMNIIGTPGANYVADFKGGDVLLRGFSVPADAPIVGKKLADLEEIEYTDSFLIVAIQRNDEMIIPTGETEIKPNDNIYVVMAKEALPFFLPMVNRRADEVAKVVIYGVNRASLNLAKKLEDRKIGVTIVEPLKEKTEEAASVLDRTIILKGDALDIDILKESSIHMADFFVAVSENEQSNLLAALLAKRLGAKKAIVLTEDPAFVPIINSLGIDVVINPRLITAGSILQHIRRGDTLSVVKFQQSEAEAMELIASEHSKILGKPLKEVHFPKGAIIGAISHNGVMKLPTGDTIINPGESVIVFALPNAIEKVQTLFSNGKV, encoded by the coding sequence ATGAAAATCCTTATCGTAGGAGCAGGTGCGGTAGGTTTTAATCTCGCAAAACAATTGTCTAAAGAGGGACACGATATCTCTGTTATAGACAAAGACCAAAACATGGTCGACCGTATTACGGAGAAAATGGATGTTTCTGCAGTGTTGGGAATGGCCACGTCTCCTTCAATCCTGGAAGAAGCCGGGATTAAGAATACCGACGTCGTATTGGCCGTAACAAACAGCGATGAGATAAATATCGTGACGTGTATACTTTCGTATAAATATAATGTAAAAACAAAGATTGCAAGAATAAGAAACCCGGAATTTTCGGAAAAAAAACCATTTGTACACCAAAACGGGTTTCATATCGACTACATAATAAACCCGGAAATGATAACAATTAATTCTATCATGAATATCATCGGCACTCCTGGCGCAAACTATGTGGCCGATTTTAAAGGAGGGGACGTTCTGCTGAGAGGGTTTAGCGTGCCTGCGGATGCCCCGATAGTCGGTAAAAAACTTGCCGATCTGGAAGAAATTGAATACACGGATTCTTTTCTTATCGTCGCTATCCAACGGAATGATGAAATGATTATTCCTACGGGAGAAACAGAAATTAAACCGAACGATAACATCTATGTGGTTATGGCAAAAGAGGCATTGCCATTCTTCCTTCCGATGGTGAACAGGCGGGCAGATGAAGTCGCAAAAGTCGTTATCTATGGCGTAAACCGGGCAAGCCTTAATTTGGCGAAGAAACTGGAAGATAGAAAAATCGGGGTTACCATTGTAGAACCACTCAAGGAAAAAACGGAAGAAGCGGCGTCAGTGCTGGACAGAACAATTATCCTGAAGGGCGATGCCCTGGATATTGATATCCTGAAGGAATCTTCTATTCACATGGCGGATTTTTTTGTGGCTGTTTCTGAAAACGAACAGAGCAACCTTCTCGCCGCATTGCTGGCAAAGAGGCTCGGAGCAAAAAAGGCCATTGTGCTCACGGAAGACCCCGCGTTTGTACCTATTATTAATTCTCTGGGTATTGACGTGGTAATAAACCCAAGGCTCATCACCGCAGGTTCCATCTTGCAGCATATCCGCAGGGGCGATACCCTTTCCGTGGTAAAGTTTCAGCAAAGCGAAGCCGAGGCCATGGAGTTGATAGCATCGGAACACTCAAAAATTTTAGGCAAGCCCCTGAAAGAGGTACACTTCCCAAAGGGTGCTATTATTGGCGCTATTTCACATAATGGAGTTATGAAACTGCCCACAGGCGATACCATAATAAATCCTGGGGAAAGCGTGATTGTTTTTGCACTTCCAAATGCCATCGAAAAAGTCCAAACCCTCTTTTCCAATGGAAAAGTCTGA